The following coding sequences lie in one Mus musculus strain C57BL/6J chromosome 11, GRCm38.p6 C57BL/6J genomic window:
- the Fbf1 gene encoding fas-binding factor 1 isoform 3 (isoform 3 is encoded by transcript variant 4) has product MPTKKPPPSSSKTGLQYKKFSFEDFEDPLAGLLSDEEEETATKLPAVERKPAPKSPGAAAGQGPSVPLTPGDTPIRKKELLFDEGDDIMTTLGFEDSPKAERKKTGDQEGPLPARSKLDELLGRGTAAKLLTRPGTGERREFQLDKKYQKMGGEESVPARDKEDSWDDETLTFGAYKPTVASSEGRQSRRQSVRFLGEGGPDPKGESLGFKQSSPPASSPIHPRKGGADWLGLKDNDLDLLSPSPVQKAQQEDSPMTPSLLPPTNQPSAPEPQSAPTGLPSAAKPPAKGARPSLKASQASSPKASEEKEDDWLSHVISQKKSQNLAREERAGPPKDLASLGSLGQTPSGSLPVAQVLEQAPAGEASKPTTQGMAAVRPGVTGSSMSWSQATTVLPVDDPKKGAASASGDFSSREPAVYIPHSQEPTGLSVPIQTLLPESMMQSLLPGSGYQKQLLAAQGQLQSSTAQLQVELLQSQTKLSELEAQVRKLELERAQHRMLLESLQQRHQADLELIEDAHRSRIKVLETSYQQREEQLRREKEVLSAQHASYCREAEQARAELVAQHQRQMAMAEQERDQEVARLRELQQASILEMRKDHEHQLQRLKMLKDQEIDAVTSATSHTRSLNGIIEQMEKFSSSLNTLSSRVEASHLTTSQQRELGIRQQDEQLRALQERLGRQQRDMEEERNRLQEVIGKMEVRLSEQSRLLEQERWRVAAEKTKAESAQRTLEEQRKIMVQQIAMEREELERAKSALLEEQKSVMNKCGEERRRLAAEWAEYFTQQKLSKERAEREAERAMHADSQREGTIISLTKEQAELTVRACELRAKEEKLLAEREALERERQELRLEKDRLHKASLRLQARAQEVEHMSKVASKKYEEGEQALQEAQQMQNEQQGRLQVVQRQQEWLRQQEQRVHQEHLSLAQQRLQLDRVRQEVPASLPGLPPRVQGPAASSRDAVQAPASSSPQCSQPAAAQVPTHLLAKLLLLKHTAEEDHDFLENEQFFLETLKKAPYNMAYHSA; this is encoded by the exons ATGCCCACTAAGAAGCCACCACCATCTTCCAGCAAGACTGGGCTTCAGTATAAGAAGTTCTCCTTTGAAG ACTTTGAAGACCCACTGGCAGGACTTCTCTCtgatgaggaagaagaaaccGCCACGAAGCTGCCTGCAGTGGAGAGGAAACCTGCTCCCAAGAGCCCGGGCGCAGCAGCAGGCCAAG GTCCTTCTGTTCCTCTGACCCCTGGGGATACGCCCATCAGGAAGAAAGAACTGCTCTTTGATGAAGGGGATGACATCATGACTACTCTGGGCTTTGAAGACAGCCccaaggcagagaggaagaagacaggagaCCA GGAAGGGCCACTCCCTGCTCGCTCCAAGCTGGATGAACTGCTGGGTCGGGGTACAGCAGCCAAGCTCCTCACTCGCCCAGGCACTGGGGAACGCAGAGAGTTCCAGTTAGACAAGAAGTATCAGAAGATGGGAGGGGAGGAGTCTGTACCAGCTAGAG ACAAGGAAGACAGCTGGGATGACGAGACCCTCACCTTTGGGGCTTACAAGCCTACCGTGGCCTCCTCTGAGGGCCGCCAGTCCCGCAGGCAGTCAGTCAG GTTCTTGGGAGAAGGAGGCCCAGACCCTAAGGGAGAAAGCCTAGGCTTCAAACAGAGCTCTCCACCAGCCTCCAGTCCTATCCACCCCAGGAAAGGAGGAGCTGACTGGTTAGGCCTTAAGGACAATGACCTGGACCTGCTGTCTCCCTCTCCTGTTCAAAAGGCCCAACAGGAAGACTCACCCATGACaccctctctcctgcctcctacAAACCAGCCCTCAGCCCCAGAGCCACAGTCTGCCCCAACTGGACTTCCCTCAGCAGCAAAGCCACCAGCCAAGGGTgcaagaccctctctcaaagcCAGCCAGGCCTCCTCACCAAAAGCAtctgaggagaaagaagatgacTGGTTAAGCCATGTCATATCTCAGAAGAAATCCCAAAATCTAGCCAGAGAAGAGCGTGCGGGGCCCCCTAAGGACCTGGCCTCGCTGGGGTCACTGGGTCAGACCCCTTCTGGCAG CCTGCCTGTTGCTCAGGTCCTTGAGCAGGCCCCTGCTGGAGAAGCCTCGAAACCAACTACACAAGGAATGGCGGCTGTCAGGCCTGGTGTCACAGG GTCCTCCATGAGTTGGAGCCAAGCCACTACTGTTCTCCCTGTAGATGACCCCAAGAAAGGagcagcctctgcctctggggaCTTCTCTAGCAGag AGCCTGCGGTTTACATTCCACACTCCCAGGAACCTACGGGGCTCTCTGTGCCTATCCAG aCCCTCCTCCCAGAGTCCATGATGCAGAGTCTGCTGCCAGGCTCAGGATACCAGAAGCAGCTCCTGGCCGCCCAGGGGCAGCTGCAGAGTAGCACTGCCCAGCTTCAGGTTGAGCTGCTGCAGAGCCAGACCAAGCTGTCAGAGCTGGAGGCCCAG GTGCGCAAGTTGGAGCTGGAGCGGGCCCAGCACAGGATGCTGCTGGAGAGTTTGCAGCAGCGACACCAGGCAGACCTGGAGCTCATCGAGGATGCACATAG AAGCCGTATCAAGGTGCTAGAAACATCCTACCAGCAGCGGGAGGAGCAGCTGCGCAGAGAGAAGGAGGTGCTATCAGCTCAGCATGCGTCATATTGCCGAGAAGCTGAGCAGGCCAGGGCTGAGCTCGTAGCCCAGCACCAGCGGCAGATGGCCATGGCTGAACAGGAGAGGGACCAGGAGGTTGCCCGGCTCCGGGAGCTTCAGCA GGCATCCATCCTGGAGATGCGCAAGGATCATGAGCACCAGCTGCAGCGGCTGAAGATGCTGAAGGACCAGGAGATTGATGCTGTCACCAGCGCTACCTCCCATACTCG GTCCCTGAATGGCATCATCGAGCAGATGGAGAAGTTTTCCAGCAGCTTGAACACGCTGTCCTCCCGCGTGGAGGCCTCGCACCTTACCACCTCACAGCAACGAGAGCTGGGGATTCGGCAGCAAGATGAGCAATTGCGAG CTCTGCAGGAGCGGCTGGGCCGACAGCAGCGAGACATGGAGGAAGAGCGGAACAGGCTACAGGAGGTCATCGGGAAGATGGAAGTACGCCTGAGTGAGCAGAGCCGGCTCCTGGAACAG GAACGTTGGCGGGTGGCCGCCGAGAAGACTAAGGCAGAGTCAGCCCAGCGCACTCTGGAGGAGCAAAGGAAGATCATGGTCCAGCAGATTGCCATGGagagggaggagctggagagagccaAG AGCGCCTTGCTGGAGGAGCAGAAGTCAGTCATGAATAAGTGTGGGGAGGAGCGGCGGCGCCTGGCAGCAGAGTGGGCTGAGTATTTCACACAGCAGAAGCTGAGTAAGGAACGGGCGGAGCGTGAGGCTGAGAGGGCGATGCATGCAGACTCCCAGCGGGAGGGCACCATCATCAGCCTGACCAAG GAGCAGGCGGAGCTGACAGTTAGGGCCTGTGAGCTCCGGGCCAAGGAGGAGAAGCTGCTTGCTGAGAGGGAGGCTTTGGAGAGAGAGCGCCAAGAGCTCCGGCTGGAGAAGGACAGGTTACACAAAGCCAGCCTGCGCCTGCAGGCCCGTGCACAGGAGGTGGAACACATGAGTAAG GTAGCCTCCAAGAAATACGAGGAGGGGGAGCAGGCCTTGCAGGAGGCGCAGCAGATGCAGAATGAGCAGCAGGGCCGGCTGCAGGTGGTCCAGCGGCAGCAGGAGTGGCTGCGGCAGCAGGAGCAACGTGTGCACCAG GAGCACCTGAGCCTGGCACAGCAGAGGCTGCAGCTGGACCGCGTGCGGCAGGAAGTGCCTGCTAGCCTTCCGGGGCTGCCCCCCAGGGTTCAGGGCCCGGCAGCCTCCAGCCGGGATG ctgTCCAGGCCCCCGCTTCCAGCAGTCCTCAGTGTAGCCAGCCAGCTGCTGCCCAGGTGCCCACACACCTTCTTGCCAAGCTGCTGCTGCTAAAGCATACAGCAGAAGAG GACCACGACTTCTTGGAGAATGAACAGTTCTTCCTGGAGACTCTGAAGAAAGCACCCTATAATATGGCGTACCATTCTGCCTGA
- the Fbf1 gene encoding fas-binding factor 1 isoform X7, translating to MPTKKPPPSSSKTGLQYKKFSFEDFEDPLAGLLSDEEEETATKLPAVERKPAPKSPGAAAGQGPSVPLTPGDTPIRKKELLFDEGDDIMTTLGFEDSPKAERKKTGDQEGPLPARSKLDELLGRGTAAKLLTRPGTGERREFQLDKKYQKMGGEESVPARDKEDSWDDETLTFGAYKPTVASSEGRQSRRQSVSRFLGEGGPDPKGESLGFKQSSPPASSPIHPRKGGADWLGLKDNDLDLLSPSPVQKAQQEDSPMTPSLLPPTNQPSAPEPQSAPTGLPSAAKPPAKGARPSLKASQASSPKASEEKEDDWLSHVISQKKSQNLAREERAGPPKDLASLGSLGQTPSGSLPVAQVLEQAPAGEASKPTTQGMAAVRPGVTGSSMSWSQATTVLPVDDPKKGAASASGDFSSREPAVYIPHSQEPTGLSVPIQTLLPESMMQSLLPGSGYQKQLLAAQGQLQSSTAQLQVELLQSQTKLSELEAQVRKLELERAQHRMLLESLQQRHQADLELIEDAHRSRIKVLETSYQQREEQLRREKEVLSAQHASYCREAEQARAELVAQHQRQMAMAEQERDQEVARLRELQQASILEMRKDHEHQLQRLKMLKDQEIDAVTSATSHTRSLNGIIEQMEKFSSSLNTLSSRVEASHLTTSQQRELGIRQQDEQLRALQERLGRQQRDMEEERNRLQEVIGKMEVRLSEQSRLLEQERWRVAAEKTKAESAQRTLEEQRKIMVQQIAMEREELERAKSALLEEQKSVMNKCGEERRRLAAEWAEYFTQQKLSKERAEREAERAMHADSQREGTIISLTKEQAELTVRACELRAKEEKLLAEREALERERQELRLEKDRLHKASLRLQARAQEVEHMSKVASKKYEEGEQALQEAQQMQNEQQGRLQVVQRQQEWLRQQEQRVHQEHLSLAQQRLQLDRVRQEVPASLPGLPPRVQGPAASSRDAVQAPASSSPQCSQPAAAQVPTHLLAKLLLLKHTAEEDHDFLENEQFFLETLKKAPYNMAYHSA from the exons ATGCCCACTAAGAAGCCACCACCATCTTCCAGCAAGACTGGGCTTCAGTATAAGAAGTTCTCCTTTGAAG ACTTTGAAGACCCACTGGCAGGACTTCTCTCtgatgaggaagaagaaaccGCCACGAAGCTGCCTGCAGTGGAGAGGAAACCTGCTCCCAAGAGCCCGGGCGCAGCAGCAGGCCAAG GTCCTTCTGTTCCTCTGACCCCTGGGGATACGCCCATCAGGAAGAAAGAACTGCTCTTTGATGAAGGGGATGACATCATGACTACTCTGGGCTTTGAAGACAGCCccaaggcagagaggaagaagacaggagaCCA GGAAGGGCCACTCCCTGCTCGCTCCAAGCTGGATGAACTGCTGGGTCGGGGTACAGCAGCCAAGCTCCTCACTCGCCCAGGCACTGGGGAACGCAGAGAGTTCCAGTTAGACAAGAAGTATCAGAAGATGGGAGGGGAGGAGTCTGTACCAGCTAGAG ACAAGGAAGACAGCTGGGATGACGAGACCCTCACCTTTGGGGCTTACAAGCCTACCGTGGCCTCCTCTGAGGGCCGCCAGTCCCGCAGGCAGTCAGTCAG CAGGTTCTTGGGAGAAGGAGGCCCAGACCCTAAGGGAGAAAGCCTAGGCTTCAAACAGAGCTCTCCACCAGCCTCCAGTCCTATCCACCCCAGGAAAGGAGGAGCTGACTGGTTAGGCCTTAAGGACAATGACCTGGACCTGCTGTCTCCCTCTCCTGTTCAAAAGGCCCAACAGGAAGACTCACCCATGACaccctctctcctgcctcctacAAACCAGCCCTCAGCCCCAGAGCCACAGTCTGCCCCAACTGGACTTCCCTCAGCAGCAAAGCCACCAGCCAAGGGTgcaagaccctctctcaaagcCAGCCAGGCCTCCTCACCAAAAGCAtctgaggagaaagaagatgacTGGTTAAGCCATGTCATATCTCAGAAGAAATCCCAAAATCTAGCCAGAGAAGAGCGTGCGGGGCCCCCTAAGGACCTGGCCTCGCTGGGGTCACTGGGTCAGACCCCTTCTGGCAG CCTGCCTGTTGCTCAGGTCCTTGAGCAGGCCCCTGCTGGAGAAGCCTCGAAACCAACTACACAAGGAATGGCGGCTGTCAGGCCTGGTGTCACAGG GTCCTCCATGAGTTGGAGCCAAGCCACTACTGTTCTCCCTGTAGATGACCCCAAGAAAGGagcagcctctgcctctggggaCTTCTCTAGCAGag AGCCTGCGGTTTACATTCCACACTCCCAGGAACCTACGGGGCTCTCTGTGCCTATCCAG aCCCTCCTCCCAGAGTCCATGATGCAGAGTCTGCTGCCAGGCTCAGGATACCAGAAGCAGCTCCTGGCCGCCCAGGGGCAGCTGCAGAGTAGCACTGCCCAGCTTCAGGTTGAGCTGCTGCAGAGCCAGACCAAGCTGTCAGAGCTGGAGGCCCAG GTGCGCAAGTTGGAGCTGGAGCGGGCCCAGCACAGGATGCTGCTGGAGAGTTTGCAGCAGCGACACCAGGCAGACCTGGAGCTCATCGAGGATGCACATAG AAGCCGTATCAAGGTGCTAGAAACATCCTACCAGCAGCGGGAGGAGCAGCTGCGCAGAGAGAAGGAGGTGCTATCAGCTCAGCATGCGTCATATTGCCGAGAAGCTGAGCAGGCCAGGGCTGAGCTCGTAGCCCAGCACCAGCGGCAGATGGCCATGGCTGAACAGGAGAGGGACCAGGAGGTTGCCCGGCTCCGGGAGCTTCAGCA GGCATCCATCCTGGAGATGCGCAAGGATCATGAGCACCAGCTGCAGCGGCTGAAGATGCTGAAGGACCAGGAGATTGATGCTGTCACCAGCGCTACCTCCCATACTCG GTCCCTGAATGGCATCATCGAGCAGATGGAGAAGTTTTCCAGCAGCTTGAACACGCTGTCCTCCCGCGTGGAGGCCTCGCACCTTACCACCTCACAGCAACGAGAGCTGGGGATTCGGCAGCAAGATGAGCAATTGCGAG CTCTGCAGGAGCGGCTGGGCCGACAGCAGCGAGACATGGAGGAAGAGCGGAACAGGCTACAGGAGGTCATCGGGAAGATGGAAGTACGCCTGAGTGAGCAGAGCCGGCTCCTGGAACAG GAACGTTGGCGGGTGGCCGCCGAGAAGACTAAGGCAGAGTCAGCCCAGCGCACTCTGGAGGAGCAAAGGAAGATCATGGTCCAGCAGATTGCCATGGagagggaggagctggagagagccaAG AGCGCCTTGCTGGAGGAGCAGAAGTCAGTCATGAATAAGTGTGGGGAGGAGCGGCGGCGCCTGGCAGCAGAGTGGGCTGAGTATTTCACACAGCAGAAGCTGAGTAAGGAACGGGCGGAGCGTGAGGCTGAGAGGGCGATGCATGCAGACTCCCAGCGGGAGGGCACCATCATCAGCCTGACCAAG GAGCAGGCGGAGCTGACAGTTAGGGCCTGTGAGCTCCGGGCCAAGGAGGAGAAGCTGCTTGCTGAGAGGGAGGCTTTGGAGAGAGAGCGCCAAGAGCTCCGGCTGGAGAAGGACAGGTTACACAAAGCCAGCCTGCGCCTGCAGGCCCGTGCACAGGAGGTGGAACACATGAGTAAG GTAGCCTCCAAGAAATACGAGGAGGGGGAGCAGGCCTTGCAGGAGGCGCAGCAGATGCAGAATGAGCAGCAGGGCCGGCTGCAGGTGGTCCAGCGGCAGCAGGAGTGGCTGCGGCAGCAGGAGCAACGTGTGCACCAG GAGCACCTGAGCCTGGCACAGCAGAGGCTGCAGCTGGACCGCGTGCGGCAGGAAGTGCCTGCTAGCCTTCCGGGGCTGCCCCCCAGGGTTCAGGGCCCGGCAGCCTCCAGCCGGGATG ctgTCCAGGCCCCCGCTTCCAGCAGTCCTCAGTGTAGCCAGCCAGCTGCTGCCCAGGTGCCCACACACCTTCTTGCCAAGCTGCTGCTGCTAAAGCATACAGCAGAAGAG GACCACGACTTCTTGGAGAATGAACAGTTCTTCCTGGAGACTCTGAAGAAAGCACCCTATAATATGGCGTACCATTCTGCCTGA